One part of the Malus sylvestris chromosome 2, drMalSylv7.2, whole genome shotgun sequence genome encodes these proteins:
- the LOC126589902 gene encoding uncharacterized protein LOC126589902 isoform X2, protein MSSKRDPAWEHGDPIDGNKHGTICKYCGRVMKSGGVTRLKYHLSGLDPSKNVQRCDNVPPEVKAFISTLLKNKKQQKEKMTQGMENIRAELRGEVYGQAVDSDDDDDEDECDDDMGPEERRSLKQALRASKQSAWEREHLHKIPNRGQGSGTSGGAQMRREGSLRESQPTPPIAPSLYKSSNARQKSVWSYFKGGNVKEGMGRLISKFFIYENVPAAKASSHHFKNMVVGCQQAGVGVQPPTPYEIRNKYLDMEYKDIGEYVNKLRSKWETNGCTIMCDGWTGPTRLSIINFMVYSNGKTIFLKSVDASDHIKNYKYIYKLLRDVIMEVGEHNVVQVVTDNGSAFVKAGKKLMKHHNVFWTSCAAHCIDLMFEAMGKRENVATVVKRARTITNYIYNHGWLLAKMREFCRGEIIRPATTRFATNYIALNSLLKKKAGLKQLFTSDDWANHNFSRSNTGRLVESIVLDHAFWSQTEHVCQVFEPLYKVLRIVDTEVYPTMGAVYELMRVVKDELERKHGARWVVKIIEDRWYKTLYHDLHAAANMV, encoded by the exons atgtcaagtaaacgtgatccagcttgggaacatggagacccaatagacggaaacaaacatggcacaatttgcaaatattgtggtcgggtaatgaagagtggcggagtgacacgactgaagtatcatcttagtggattagatccatcaaaaaatgtccaacgatgcgataatgtccccccagaagtgaaggcattcatcagcacattattaaaaaataaaaaacagcagaaggaaaagatgacacaaggaatggaaaatattcgagctgagctacggggagaagtctatggccaagcggttgacagtgatgatgatgacgatgaggacgaatgtgatgatgacatgggacctgaagaacgacgcagtttgaaacaagcattacgtgcctccaaacagtcagcatgggaaagagaacaccttcataaaattcctaataggggacaaggttccgggacaagtggtggtgcacaaatgagacgggaaggcagtcttagagaatcacaaccaacaccaccaatagccccaagtttatataagtcatccaacgcacgtcaaaagagtgtttggagttatttcaagggaggtaatgtgaaggagggaatggggcgtctaattagcaagttctttatctatgaaaatgtccctgctgcgaaggcttcatcacatcatttcaaaaatatggtagtgggatgtcaacaggccggtgttggagtacaacctcccactccctatgagataagaaacaaatatttggatatggagtataaagacattggcgagtatgttaacaagttgaggtcaaagtgggaaactaatggttgcacaatcatgtgtgacggatggaccggcccgaccagattatctatcatcaacttcatggtataTTCCAATggcaagacaatttttttgaagtctgttgatgcttcagaccatataaagaattacaaatatatttacaaattattgagggatgtaatcatggaggtgggagagcataatgttgtccaagtcgtgaccgacaacggttctgcatttgtcaaagctggaaaaaagttaatgaagcatcataatgtgttttggacatcatgtgcagcacattgtattgatcttatgtttgaggcaatggggaagagagagaatgttgctactgtggtcaaaagagctagaacgatcactaattatatttacaatcacggttggttgttggcaaagatgcgtgaattttgcagaggagaaattattcgtccagctaccactcgattcgccaccaactatattgcattaaacagcctactcaagaagaaagcagggttgaagcaactattcaccagtgatgattgggccaaccacaattttagccgctcaaatacaggtcgtttggtggaaagtatagtgcttgatcatgctttttggagtcaaacagaacatgtgtgtcaagtgtttgaacctctttacaaagttttacggatcgttgacacagaagtgtatcctactatgggggctgtatatgagttgatgcgtgtagtgaaggatgaattggaaagaaaacatggtgcaaggtgggtcgtaaaaataattgaagaccgatggtataaaacattataccacgatttgcatgcagcag ctaacatggtttaa
- the LOC126589902 gene encoding uncharacterized protein LOC126589902 isoform X1, whose translation MSSKRDPAWEHGDPIDGNKHGTICKYCGRVMKSGGVTRLKYHLSGLDPSKNVQRCDNVPPEVKAFISTLLKNKKQQKEKMTQGMENIRAELRGEVYGQAVDSDDDDDEDECDDDMGPEERRSLKQALRASKQSAWEREHLHKIPNRGQGSGTSGGAQMRREGSLRESQPTPPIAPSLYKSSNARQKSVWSYFKGGNVKEGMGRLISKFFIYENVPAAKASSHHFKNMVVGCQQAGVGVQPPTPYEIRNKYLDMEYKDIGEYVNKLRSKWETNGCTIMCDGWTGPTRLSIINFMVYSNGKTIFLKSVDASDHIKNYKYIYKLLRDVIMEVGEHNVVQVVTDNGSAFVKAGKKLMKHHNVFWTSCAAHCIDLMFEAMGKRENVATVVKRARTITNYIYNHGWLLAKMREFCRGEIIRPATTRFATNYIALNSLLKKKAGLKQLFTSDDWANHNFSRSNTGRLVESIVLDHAFWSQTEHVCQVFEPLYKVLRIVDTEVYPTMGAVYELMRVVKDELERKHGARWVVKIIEDRWYKTLYHDLHAAGINYVIICNSFL comes from the coding sequence atgtcaagtaaacgtgatccagcttgggaacatggagacccaatagacggaaacaaacatggcacaatttgcaaatattgtggtcgggtaatgaagagtggcggagtgacacgactgaagtatcatcttagtggattagatccatcaaaaaatgtccaacgatgcgataatgtccccccagaagtgaaggcattcatcagcacattattaaaaaataaaaaacagcagaaggaaaagatgacacaaggaatggaaaatattcgagctgagctacggggagaagtctatggccaagcggttgacagtgatgatgatgacgatgaggacgaatgtgatgatgacatgggacctgaagaacgacgcagtttgaaacaagcattacgtgcctccaaacagtcagcatgggaaagagaacaccttcataaaattcctaataggggacaaggttccgggacaagtggtggtgcacaaatgagacgggaaggcagtcttagagaatcacaaccaacaccaccaatagccccaagtttatataagtcatccaacgcacgtcaaaagagtgtttggagttatttcaagggaggtaatgtgaaggagggaatggggcgtctaattagcaagttctttatctatgaaaatgtccctgctgcgaaggcttcatcacatcatttcaaaaatatggtagtgggatgtcaacaggccggtgttggagtacaacctcccactccctatgagataagaaacaaatatttggatatggagtataaagacattggcgagtatgttaacaagttgaggtcaaagtgggaaactaatggttgcacaatcatgtgtgacggatggaccggcccgaccagattatctatcatcaacttcatggtataTTCCAATggcaagacaatttttttgaagtctgttgatgcttcagaccatataaagaattacaaatatatttacaaattattgagggatgtaatcatggaggtgggagagcataatgttgtccaagtcgtgaccgacaacggttctgcatttgtcaaagctggaaaaaagttaatgaagcatcataatgtgttttggacatcatgtgcagcacattgtattgatcttatgtttgaggcaatggggaagagagagaatgttgctactgtggtcaaaagagctagaacgatcactaattatatttacaatcacggttggttgttggcaaagatgcgtgaattttgcagaggagaaattattcgtccagctaccactcgattcgccaccaactatattgcattaaacagcctactcaagaagaaagcagggttgaagcaactattcaccagtgatgattgggccaaccacaattttagccgctcaaatacaggtcgtttggtggaaagtatagtgcttgatcatgctttttggagtcaaacagaacatgtgtgtcaagtgtttgaacctctttacaaagttttacggatcgttgacacagaagtgtatcctactatgggggctgtatatgagttgatgcgtgtagtgaaggatgaattggaaagaaaacatggtgcaaggtgggtcgtaaaaataattgaagaccgatggtataaaacattataccacgatttgcatgcagcaggtataaattatgtcataatttgcaattcatttctttag